The following is a genomic window from Hymenobacter monticola.
TGGGCGACTGGCGCCGCCAGAACGTGGACATCCTGATTCGGGATTTGCACGACAGCATTCAGGTAGCCAAGCGCTGGGTGAAGTTCGGCATCTCGCCGTTTGGGGTGTGGATGAACAAGTCGAAGGACTTTCCGCAGGGCTCCGACACGCGCGCCGGGCAGCCCAGCTACTCCAACCTGTACGCCGACACGCGCGGCTGGCTGGAAAAAGGCTGGATTGACTACATCGTACCGCAGCTGTACTGGAGCACCAATTTCCGCCTCTGCCCCTACCCCGTGCTGGTGAAATGGTGGGCCGAAAACAAGTTCGACCGCCACCTCTACATCGGCCACGGCACCTACCGCATGCTGGAAAGCACGCGCTCCGACACCACCTGGCGCAACCCGCGCGAGCTGCCCCGCCAGATTCGCCTCAACCGCAGCTACGAGGGCGAGGTGGCCGGCAGCGTGTTCTTCTCGGCCAAATCGGTGCTGCGCAACCCCTTGCACACCACCGACACCCTCACGCAGGACCTGTTTCGCTACCCCGCCCTGGTGCCCGCCATGCCTTGGAAAGACGACCTGCCGCCCCTGCCCGTAGCCAACCTGCTGCTGCGCCGCACCGGCCCCGCCGTCACGCTAAGCTGGCAAAGTGGCCCGCCCGCCGCCGACGGCGACGCGGCCACTTACTACGTGCTCTACCGCTTCGGCGCCAACGAGCGCAGCACCCCCAACGACCCCAGCCGCATCTTGGCTTTGCCGCGCCCCGCCCCCGGCTTCCCCGCTACCTACACCGATACCACCGCCGTGCCCGGCCAGGCCTACGCATACTACGTCACGGCCGTCGACCGCCTGCACAATGAGAGCCGGCCCATGCGCGTCGTCACCACCGGCCAGGCCGGGCCCGAAATCGCCCAGGGCCAGGCGCCCGGCGGCACCAAGCCGGTGGCGTCAGCGCCAGCACCGACGCCCGCTGTTACCCAACCCGACCCGCGCTTCACCCTGCCCACCGGCGAAAGCCCGGACAAGGCCGCGCCGCTCCTCAAAGTGAAGGTGAAGGAAAAAGAGAAGCCCAAGAAGCGCGGCTTCTTCGGGCGGCTGTTTGGAGGAAAGTAAATGTTAGGGCCTCTCTTCGGGTTTGGCGTGGCTGAGGTCTAGGCGGAATTTGCAGCACGGGAAGAAACCGTAGTTTTCTGCATGAAGCATGAATACATTTGAGAGAACGTATTTATTGCGCTGTGAAATCTATGAAGTTCTTTTCCGCAGTACCCTTGACAGGCTTGCTAGCCCTGTTCTTTCTTGTCTTTCGCCTGCCGACGGCTGCTCAGACTCCCACGTGGCAATCGGCGCAGGCCGTGGCAGTGGCTACGAGAGCGGGCTCGTCGGTGACTGCAATAACCGTCGACGCGGTGGGCAACGTGTACCTAGCTGGAGTTTTTGCCACCACGGTGACCTTGGGCACCACCACGCTCACCAGCTTCGGGAGTGAGGACATATTCGTCGCTAAATTCAATCCGACCAGCAACCAATTTGTGTGGGCTCAAAGCGCCGGTGGCATGGCCCTAGACCAGCCCAACGACATAGTAGTCAGCGGCAATAGTGTGTATGTGGCCGGGATTTTTTACAGCACCACCGCTCGCTTTGGCGCTGTAACGCTGCCTCTTACAGGCACTTCTGGCGGGTTTATAGCCAAGCTTACGGACGCTGGTAACACCAGCAGTTTCACTTGGGTACAGCAGACCAGCGCGAGCTTCACGTCTTTGGTCGTTGCGCTGGCGGTGAGTGGCAGCAGCGTGTACGCGACGGGAAGTTCCGGCGGCGTTTCGGCCAGCTTCGGGGCCATTACCCTGACCTCTGCGGGCGGTTCAGACCTGTTCGTAGCCAAGCTCACGGATGCGGGCAGCACGGGCAGCTTTGTGTGGGTGCAGCAGGCTGGCGGGGCTGGCAGCTTAAATTTAGACCAAGGTAATGCGCTGGCAGTGAGCGGCAGCAACGTGTACGTGTCCGGGAGTTTCAGCGGCGCTTCGGCCAGCTTCGGGCCCATCACCCTGGCTTCTGCAGGGCAGTACGATGCGTTTGTGGCCAAGCTCACGGACGCGGGCAGCGCGGGCAGCTTCGTGTGGGCGCAACGCGCCGGTGGTGCGGGCTTGGATGAGGCCAAGGCCCTGGCCGTGAGTGGTAGCAACGTCTATGTATCCGGAACTTTGGCCAGCGCTACGGCCACTTTCGGGGCTATTACGCTGAATAACGCTGGTTCAAACGACGTCTTTGTGGCCAAGCTCACGGATGCGGGCAGCGCGGGCAATTTTGTCTGGGCGCAACAGGCCGGTGGAACTGGCGACGATTATACCCAAAGCCTAGCCATAAGTGGCAGCAGCCTTTATCTGGCGGGGTATTGCGCAAGCCCCACCATTAGCTTCGGTCCCACTACCCTGACCAATAGGGGGTCTTCAGGTACTTCCGATGTTTTCGTGGCGAAGCTCACGGACACGGGCAGCACGGGCGACTTTGTCTGGGCGCAGCAGGCCGGCGGCGCCGGCAGCGAAGGAGCCAGTGCAGTAGCCCTTAGTG
Proteins encoded in this region:
- a CDS encoding glycoside hydrolase family 10 protein; this translates as MSRFLAAGRFLFLLLMLSSGPWPESLRARTTAEPAETLPPPKRELRAMWIATVENIDWPNQRGETPEQYRRDYRRLLDAGQKAGLNAVFVQIRPASDAFYKSNLEPWSKWLTGTQGKAPAGDDDPLPFLITEAHRRGMEFHAWFNPYRASMDSVTRRLAPNHPFRQHPEWFLRFTGKLLYNPGLPEVRNHITRVILDVVRRYDIDAVHFDDYFYPYPEPGQVLHDEAAFRTYNPDSLKLGDWRRQNVDILIRDLHDSIQVAKRWVKFGISPFGVWMNKSKDFPQGSDTRAGQPSYSNLYADTRGWLEKGWIDYIVPQLYWSTNFRLCPYPVLVKWWAENKFDRHLYIGHGTYRMLESTRSDTTWRNPRELPRQIRLNRSYEGEVAGSVFFSAKSVLRNPLHTTDTLTQDLFRYPALVPAMPWKDDLPPLPVANLLLRRTGPAVTLSWQSGPPAADGDAATYYVLYRFGANERSTPNDPSRILALPRPAPGFPATYTDTTAVPGQAYAYYVTAVDRLHNESRPMRVVTTGQAGPEIAQGQAPGGTKPVASAPAPTPAVTQPDPRFTLPTGESPDKAAPLLKVKVKEKEKPKKRGFFGRLFGGK
- a CDS encoding T9SS type A sorting domain-containing protein; this encodes MTGLLALFFLVFRLPTAAQTPTWQSAQAVAVATRAGSSVTAITVDAVGNVYLAGVFATTVTLGTTTLTSFGSEDIFVAKFNPTSNQFVWAQSAGGMALDQPNDIVVSGNSVYVAGIFYSTTARFGAVTLPLTGTSGGFIAKLTDAGNTSSFTWVQQTSASFTSLVVALAVSGSSVYATGSSGGVSASFGAITLTSAGGSDLFVAKLTDAGSTGSFVWVQQAGGAGSLNLDQGNALAVSGSNVYVSGSFSGASASFGPITLASAGQYDAFVAKLTDAGSAGSFVWAQRAGGAGLDEAKALAVSGSNVYVSGTLASATATFGAITLNNAGSNDVFVAKLTDAGSAGNFVWAQQAGGTGDDYTQSLAISGSSLYLAGYCASPTISFGPTTLTNRGSSGTSDVFVAKLTDTGSTGDFVWAQQAGGAGSEGASAVALSGATVYITGSFGSATASFGPLTLTNPIPNIQVGFLASLSDASITATAAGQASALSVLYPNPAHQTATLHLPAGSKPTSLTLFDAQGRSMRRYPAPAAEASLDLRGLPAGLYLLRGSGLLQRLLVE